One Lemur catta isolate mLemCat1 chromosome 15, mLemCat1.pri, whole genome shotgun sequence genomic window carries:
- the USP22 gene encoding ubiquitin carboxyl-terminal hydrolase 22 isoform X2 — translation MYGGIYCFLCQDYIYDKDMEIIAKEEQRKAWKLQGVGEKFSTWEPTKRELELLKHNPKRRKITSNCTIGLRGLINLGNTCFMNCIVQALTHTPLLRDFFLSDRHRCEMQSPSSCLVCEMSSLFQEFYSGHRSPHIPYKLLHLVWTHARHLAGYEQQDAHEFLIAALDVLHRHCKGDDNGKKANNPNHCNCIIDQIFTGGLQSDVTCQVCHGVSTTIDPFWDISLDLPGSSTPFWPLSPGSEGSVVNGESHVSGTTTLTDCLRRFTRPEHLGSSAKIKCSGCHSYQESTKQLTMKKLPIVACFHLKRFEHSAKLRRKITTYVSFPLELDMTPFMASSKESRMNGQYQQPTDSLSNDNKYSLFAVVNHQGTLESGHYTSFIRQHKDQWFKCDDAIITKASIKDVLDSEGYLLFYHKQFLEYE, via the exons ATGTATGGAGGCATCTACTGCTTTTTGTGTCAGGACTACATCTATGACAAAGACATGGAAATAATCGCCAAAGAGGAGCAGCGGAAAGCTTGGAAACTGCAAG GTGTCGGAGAGAAGTTCTCAACTTGGGAACCAACCAAGCGGGAGCTTGAACTGCTGAAGCACAACCCGAAGAGGAGGAAGATCACCTCTAACTGCACCATAG GTCTGCGAGGGCTGATCAACCTGGGGAACACGTGCTTCATGAACTGCATCGTCCAGGCCCTGACCCACACGCCGCTCCTCCGGGACTTCTTCCTGTCGGACAGGCACCGCTGTGAGATGCAGAGCCCCAGCTCCTGTCTGGTCTGTGAGATGTCCTCCCTCTTTCAGGAG TTTTACTCTGGGCACCGGTCCCCTCACATCCCATACAAGTTGCTGCACCTGGTATGGACCCACGCGCGGCACCTGGCGGGCTACGAGCAGCAGGACGCCCACGAGTTCCTCATCGCAGCCCTGGACGTCCTGCACCGGCACTGCAAAG GTGATGATAATGGGAAGAAGGCGAACAACCCCAACCACTGCAACTGCATCATCGACCAGATCTTCACGGGGGGGCTGCAGTCGGACGTCACCTGCCAAGTCTGCCA TGGAGTCTCCACCACGATAGACCCCTTCTGGGACATCAGTTTAGACCTGCCTGGCTCTTCCACCCCGTTCTGGCCCCTGAGCCCAGGGAGTGAGGGCAGCGTGGTGAATGGAGAGAGCCACGTGTCGGGAACCACCACGCTCACGGACTGCCTGCGAAG ATTCACCAGACCAGAGCACTTGGGAAGCAGCGCCAAGATCAAGTGCAGCGGCTGCCACAGCTACCAGGAGTCCACCAAACAGCTCACCATGAAGAAACTGCCCATCGTGGCTTGTTTCCATCTCAAA CGATTTGAACACTCAGCAAAGCTGAGGCGGAAGATCACCACGTACGTGTCCTTTCCCCTGGAACTGGACATGACCCCCTTCATGGCCTCCAG CAAAGAGAGCAGGATGAACGGACAATACCAGCAGCCCACGGACAGTCTCAGTAACGACAACAA ATATTCCTTGTTTGCCGTCGTTAACCATCAAGGAACCTTGGAGAGTGGCCATTACACCAGCTTCATCCGGCAGCACAAAGACCAGTGGTTCAAGTGTGATGATGCCATTATCACCAAGGCTAGCATTAAGGACGTGCTGGACAGCGAAGG gTACTTGCTGTTCTATCACAAACAGTTCCTGGAATATGAGTAG